A genomic region of Megalobrama amblycephala isolate DHTTF-2021 linkage group LG6, ASM1881202v1, whole genome shotgun sequence contains the following coding sequences:
- the tlr7 gene encoding toll-like receptor 7, giving the protein MKMVTEKILIIFAGLVSLRDAAEWYPKSLKCDVSLASNGTEVSVNCTERDLTEVPLGIPMNTTNLTLTINHIPHIMNDSFHELHNITEIDLRCNCVPIKIGPKDRVCTQSVTIDNGTFWKLKNLKSLYLDGNQLSSIPKGLPPNIVLLSLEVNSIYSILKENLTELTNIQRLYLGQNCYFRNPCNKSYYIEKDAFVQLNKMTLLSLKSNNLSYVPRQLPSSLKELYLYNNNIQTITEEDFHNLTELEILDLSGNCPRCYNAPFPCNPCPNNAPLQIHADSFNTLKNLKTLRLHSNSLTNIPLKWFQNLTGLSLLDLSSNFLGKEITCTNFPFKLPNLEELDLSFNFELQVYPTSLNLSSSFSSLKSLRVLRIRGYVFQKLTEQDLKPLINLSNLEFIDLGTNFIKIADLSLLKELKSFRIINLSDNKISMPSEGGYATWHSNHREKHYGSPMSQGAQYHNGEVKDVHYFLYDEFARSCKYKDKELWITSPFNNECSSFGKTLDISRNNIFFLHSRFLDLGELRCLNLSGNAMSQSLNGSEFVQLKNLQYLDFSDNRLDLMYSSAFQELSSLIVLDISRNSHFFVAEGLTHMLNFTKSLNKLRKLIMNDNQISTSTNTEMESFTLEHLEFRGNRLDMLWRDGDTRYVSYFKKLVALKTLDISQNNLNFIPQGVFEGLPDTLTELYITNNKFKSFKWEGLVNLKNLQLLDLSENYLTEVPTCLTNYTKSIQTLVLHKNYIAKLTPNFLKDAFSLKVLDLSYNLIQFIDESSFPENVVDHLETLYLNNNRFVCSCNATWFVRWINRTSVNIPRLATDVTCSSPSAQKGQSVIFLNVQACQHNSLSIILCIFLTSVILSILTLTISSHLFLWDVWYIYHFCLAKLKGYRRLSSNSTVYDAFVVYDTADPAVHEWVMQELRVHLEDRGDPRMQLCLEERDWVPGCPLIENLSQSIQLSKRTVFILTGQYIKSGSFRTAFYLAHQRLMDERNDVIVLIFLEKMPCHSKYLKLRKRLYKKSILEWPRNPQAQRYFWFSLRGLMSTDSRQYNKLFQETL; this is encoded by the coding sequence GTGACTGAGAAGATATTAATCATCTTTGCCGGTCTCGTCTCTTTGCGGGATGCGGCAGAATGGTACCCCAAAAGTCTGAAGTGTGACGTTTCTCTGGCTAGTAACGGGACCGAGGTCAGCGTCAACTGCACCGAACGAGACCTCACCGAAGTTCCTCTGGGAATCCCAATGAACACTACCAACCTGACACTAACCATCAACCACATACCCCACATCATGAATGATTCATTCCACGAACTGCACAACATCACTGAGATCGACCTCCGCTGCAACTGTGTACCGATCAAGATCGGTCCCAAAGACCGCGTCTGCACCCAGAGCGTCACGATTGACAACGGAACCTTCTGGAAGCTAAAGAACCTCAAGTCGCTTTACCTGGATGGTAACCAGCTCTCCAGCATACCCAAGGGCCTTCCTCCCAACATAGTGCTTCTGAGTCTCGAGGTCAACAGTATTTATTCAATTCTTAAGGAGAATCTGACAGAGCTGACTAACATCCAGAGGCTGTATCTTGGCCAGAACTGTTACTTCCGGAACCCGTGCAACAAGTCATACTACATTGAAAAGGATGCATTTGTGCAGCTCAACAAGATGACTTTGCTTTCTCTGAAGTCTAACAACTTGTCCTATGTCCCACGCCAACTGCCATCTAGCCTCAAAGAGCTGTACCTGTACAACAACAATATTCAGACAATCACGGAGGAGGACTTTCACAACCTGACAGAGTTGGAAATACTGGACTTGAGTGGGAATTGTCCACGCTGTTATAATGCACCATTCCCATGCAACCCATGCCCAAATAACGCTCCCCTTCAGATACACGCCGACTCCTTCAACACCCTGAAGAACCTCAAGACTCTTCGACTTCATAGCAACTCTTTAACGAATATACCTTTAAAATGGTTTCAAAACCTGACGGGACTTAGTCTTCTAGACCTCTCAAGCAATTTTTTGGGTAAGGAGATAACATGCACCAATTTTCCTTTTAAGTTGCCCAATCTGGAAGAGTTGGATCTGTCTTTCAACTTCGAGCTCCAGGTGTATCCCACATCTCTCAACCTTTCGAGTTCATTCAGCAGCCTTAAATCTCTGAGGGTCCTGAGAATCAGAGGGTACGTGTTTCAAAAACTCACAGAGCAAGACCTCAAACCACTGATTAATTTGAGCAACCTGGAATTCATTGATCTTGGCACAAACTTCATAAAAATAGCAGACCTCAGTCTCCTGAAGGAACTGAAAAGCTTCAGAATCATCAACTTGTCCGACAACAAAATCTCAATGCCCTCTGAAGGAGGATACGCGACTTGGCATTCTAACCACAGAGAAAAACATTACGGTTCCCCGATGTCGCAAGGTGCCCAGTACCACAATGGAGAAGTGAAGGATGTCCACTATTTCCTCTATGACGAATTTGCACGCAGCTGCAAATACAAGGACAAGGAACTCTGGATTACAAGTCCTTTCAACAACGAATGTAGTTCCTTCGGAAAAACATTGGATATTAGCAGGAATAACATCTTTTTCCTTCATTCCAGATTTCTGGATCTTGGTGAGCTGAGGTGTTTAAATCTCTCCGGGAACGCCATGAGCCAGAGTTTGAACGGTTCTGAGTTTGTCCAGTTGAAGAATTTACAATACCTAGACTTTTCCGACAATCGTCTGGATTTGATGTACTCTTCAGCGTTCCAAGAACTGAGCAGCTTGATCGTTCTGGATATCAGCCGTAACAGCCATTTCTTCGTGGCTGAGGGTTTAACTCACATGTTGAACTTTACAAAAAGCCTGAATAAGCTGCGAAAATTAATCATGAACGACAACCAGATATCCACATCCACAAACACAGAAATGGAGAGTTTTACTCTGGAACATTTGGAGTTTAGAGGCAACCGTCTTGATATGTTGTGGAGGGATGGAGACACGAGGTACGTCAGCTACTTTAAGAAACTTGTGGCCTTGAAGACTCttgacatttctcaaaacaacCTGAACTTCATCCCACAAGGTGTTTTCGAAGGTCTTCCAGACACCCTCACAGAACTCTACATCACTAACAACAAGTTTAAGTCATTTAAATGGGAAGGCCTTGTGAACCTTAAAAACCTACAGCTGTTGGACCTCAGCGAGAATTACCTGACGGAGGTTCCTACGTGCTTGACCAACTACACGAAATCGATCCAAACTCTTGTCCTACACAAGAACTACATTGCAAAACTGACTCCGAATTTCCTAAAGGATGCATTCAGCCTCAAGGTCTTGGATCTCAGTTACAACCTCATCCAGTTCATCGACGAATCGAGCTTCCCGGAAAATGTTGTTGACCATCTGGAGACCTTGTACTTGAACAACAACAGGTTTGTGTGCTCTTGCAACGCCACGTGGTTCGTCCGATGGATCAACCGCACCTCCGTGAATATCCCACGCCTCGCGACGGACGTCACCTGCTCTTCGCCGAGTGCCCAAAAAGGTCAAAGCGTCATTTTCCTAAACGTCCAGGCCTGCCAACACAACTCCCTGTCCATCATCCTGTGTATTTTCCTGACCTCTGTGATTCTTAGCATCCTCACACTCACCATCTCCAGCCATCTCTTCCTTTGGGATGTGTGGTACATCTACCACTTCTGCCTGGCCAAACTCAAGGGATACCGCCGGCTGTCCTCCAACAGCACCGTCTACGATGCCTTCGTGGTCTACGACACGGCGGATCCAGCCGTTCACGAGTGGGTCATGCAGGAGCTCCGCGTTCACCTGGAGGACCGGGGCGATCCGCGGATGCAACTCTGTCTGGAGGAGCGGGATTGGGTGCCTGGTTGTCCCCTCATCGAAAACCTTTCCCAGAGCATACAGTTGAGTAAACGCACCGTTTTCATCCTGACGGGGCAGTACATCAAGAGCGGCAGCTTCAGGACAGCATTTTATTTGGCCCACCAGCGACTCATGGACGAGAGGAATGATGTTATCGTCCTGATATTCTTGGAGAAAATGCCTTGTCACTCCAAGTACCTCAAGCTGAGGAAGAGGTTGTATAAAAAATCAATCCTGGAGTGGCCGAGGAACCCTCAAGCACAGAGGTACTTCTGGTTCAGTCTCAGAGGCCTCATGTCAACAGACAGTCGGCAGTACAACAAACTCTTCCAGGAAACGCTGTGA